Proteins from one Pygocentrus nattereri isolate fPygNat1 chromosome 16, fPygNat1.pri, whole genome shotgun sequence genomic window:
- the LOC108415432 gene encoding uncharacterized protein LOC108415432 isoform X3 has product MSARLLICLIVCVGESTGSGGPVTAIAPGDDFSLSCPSSTGQDRWEGPQSDNTMRVNLNKTEYFLIKDFKAQNEGQYVCLNEKIKLEMKAAATNDESVLFRASEGDSLFLFCKDLISSSLNATWSWRPHSSDQNSTLQPDSAGERLHFRNKDNDFSLTISKVDWGDSGRYECQRFSSSSQYKTFFEVVVVRARADPQQLTEGDDVTLQCEISHHLPNTRLYWINMQTQENFPNPHQLRNVTLGQRNWVCAVFIGSKLKALFPLTLNIYQHLTTTRSTPATHYENMGPGLFQKHFTLISVCSVFSFLLLVLIGAVYWRKKTKEMMQSSSVNDNITYAAVNFRQKSERMQSSSVNDNITYAAVNFRQKSETPAVPFPEFSSNSNSGHVEEKEVIYSSVKLG; this is encoded by the exons ATGTCTGCGAGGCTCTTAATCTGTCTGATTGTCTGTGTTGGTGAATCTACAGGCTCCGGTG GGCCAGTTACTGCAATTGCTCCAGGGGATGATTTTTCTTTAAGCTGCCCCTCCAGCACTGGACAGGATCGTTGGGAAGGACCTCAATCTGACAACACAATGAGAGTGAATTTAAACAAGACAGAATATTTCCTTATAAAGGACTTTAAAGCTCAGAATGAGGGACAGTACGTCTGCctcaatgaaaaaataaagttgGAAATGAAAGCAG CAGCAACAAATGATGAGTCAGTTTTGTTTCGAGCCAGTGAGGGAGATTCACTCTTCCTTTTCTGCAAAGATCTGATCTCTTCATCATTAAACGCcacctggtcctggagacccCACAGCTCAGATCAAAACAGCACCCTTCAACCGGACTCTGCTGGGGAACGGCTCCATTTCAGAAATAAGGACAATGACTTTTCTTTAACCATCTCAAAAGTAGACTGGGGCGACTCTGGGAGATATGAATGTCAACGTTTCAGCAGTTCATCTCAATACAAGACTTTCTTTGAAGTTGTGGTGGTGAGAG CTCGTGCCGACCCTCAGCAGCTAACTGAGGGGGACGACGTCACATTACAGTGTGAAATTTCTCATCACCTGCCGAACACACGACTGTACTGGATCAACATGCAAACCCAGGAGAACTTTCCAAACCCACATCAGCTGAGGAACGTTACGCTGGGCCAGAGGAACTgggtgtgtgctgtgtttatcGGCTCCAAACTAAAAGCACTTTTTCCATTAACTCTCAACATTTACCAGCACCTCACCACCACGAGATCAACTCCAGCTACTCACTATGAAAATATGG GTCCTGGCCTTTTTCAGAAACACTTCACCTTGATCAGCGTCTGCTCTGTATTCTCCTTCCTCCTCCTAGTCCTGATCGGTGCTGTGTACTGGAGAAAAAAGACTAAAG AGATGATGCAGTCGTCTAGTGTGAATGACAACATTACGTATGCAGCAGTGAACTTCAGGCAGAAATCAG AGAGGATGCAGTCGTCTAGTGTGAATGACAACATTACGTACGCAGCAGTGAACTTCAGGCAGAAATCAG AAACTCCTGCTGTTCCGTTCCCTGAGTTCTCATCAAATTCT AATTCTGGCCACGTTGAAGAAAAGGAAGTCATCTATTCATCTGTCAAATTAGGGTAA
- the LOC108415432 gene encoding uncharacterized protein LOC108415432 isoform X4, whose amino-acid sequence MSARLLICLIVCVGESTGSGGPVTAIAPGDDFSLSCPSSTGQDRWEGPQSDNTMRVNLNKTEYFLIKDFKAQNEGQYVCLNEKIKLEMKAAATNDESVLFRASEGDSLFLFCKDLISSSLNATWSWRPHSSDQNSTLQPDSAGERLHFRNKDNDFSLTISKVDWGDSGRYECQRFSSSSQYKTFFEVVVVRARADPQQLTEGDDVTLQCEISHHLPNTRLYWINMQTQENFPNPHQLRNVTLGQRNWVCAVFIGSKLKALFPLTLNIYQHLTTTRSTPATHYENMGPGLFQKHFTLISVCSVFSFLLLVLIGAVYWRKKTKEMMQSSSVNDNITYAAVNFRQKSETPAVPFPEFSSNSVSKCKNSGHVEEKEVIYSSVKLG is encoded by the exons ATGTCTGCGAGGCTCTTAATCTGTCTGATTGTCTGTGTTGGTGAATCTACAGGCTCCGGTG GGCCAGTTACTGCAATTGCTCCAGGGGATGATTTTTCTTTAAGCTGCCCCTCCAGCACTGGACAGGATCGTTGGGAAGGACCTCAATCTGACAACACAATGAGAGTGAATTTAAACAAGACAGAATATTTCCTTATAAAGGACTTTAAAGCTCAGAATGAGGGACAGTACGTCTGCctcaatgaaaaaataaagttgGAAATGAAAGCAG CAGCAACAAATGATGAGTCAGTTTTGTTTCGAGCCAGTGAGGGAGATTCACTCTTCCTTTTCTGCAAAGATCTGATCTCTTCATCATTAAACGCcacctggtcctggagacccCACAGCTCAGATCAAAACAGCACCCTTCAACCGGACTCTGCTGGGGAACGGCTCCATTTCAGAAATAAGGACAATGACTTTTCTTTAACCATCTCAAAAGTAGACTGGGGCGACTCTGGGAGATATGAATGTCAACGTTTCAGCAGTTCATCTCAATACAAGACTTTCTTTGAAGTTGTGGTGGTGAGAG CTCGTGCCGACCCTCAGCAGCTAACTGAGGGGGACGACGTCACATTACAGTGTGAAATTTCTCATCACCTGCCGAACACACGACTGTACTGGATCAACATGCAAACCCAGGAGAACTTTCCAAACCCACATCAGCTGAGGAACGTTACGCTGGGCCAGAGGAACTgggtgtgtgctgtgtttatcGGCTCCAAACTAAAAGCACTTTTTCCATTAACTCTCAACATTTACCAGCACCTCACCACCACGAGATCAACTCCAGCTACTCACTATGAAAATATGG GTCCTGGCCTTTTTCAGAAACACTTCACCTTGATCAGCGTCTGCTCTGTATTCTCCTTCCTCCTCCTAGTCCTGATCGGTGCTGTGTACTGGAGAAAAAAGACTAAAG AGATGATGCAGTCGTCTAGTGTGAATGACAACATTACGTATGCAGCAGTGAACTTCAGGCAGAAATCAG AAACTCCTGCTGTTCCGTTCCCTGAGTTCTCATCAAATTCTGTGAGTAAATGCAAA AATTCTGGCCACGTTGAAGAAAAGGAAGTCATCTATTCATCTGTCAAATTAGGGTAA
- the LOC108415432 gene encoding uncharacterized protein LOC108415432 isoform X1, which translates to MSARLLICLIVCVGESTGSGGPVTAIAPGDDFSLSCPSSTGQDRWEGPQSDNTMRVNLNKTEYFLIKDFKAQNEGQYVCLNEKIKLEMKAAATNDESVLFRASEGDSLFLFCKDLISSSLNATWSWRPHSSDQNSTLQPDSAGERLHFRNKDNDFSLTISKVDWGDSGRYECQRFSSSSQYKTFFEVVVVRARADPQQLTEGDDVTLQCEISHHLPNTRLYWINMQTQENFPNPHQLRNVTLGQRNWVCAVFIGSKLKALFPLTLNIYQHLTTTRSTPATHYENMGPGLFQKHFTLISVCSVFSFLLLVLIGAVYWRKKTKEMMQSSSVNDNITYAAVNFRQKSERMQSSSVNDNITYAAVNFRQKSETPAVPFPEFSSNSVSKCKNSGHVEEKEVIYSSVKLG; encoded by the exons ATGTCTGCGAGGCTCTTAATCTGTCTGATTGTCTGTGTTGGTGAATCTACAGGCTCCGGTG GGCCAGTTACTGCAATTGCTCCAGGGGATGATTTTTCTTTAAGCTGCCCCTCCAGCACTGGACAGGATCGTTGGGAAGGACCTCAATCTGACAACACAATGAGAGTGAATTTAAACAAGACAGAATATTTCCTTATAAAGGACTTTAAAGCTCAGAATGAGGGACAGTACGTCTGCctcaatgaaaaaataaagttgGAAATGAAAGCAG CAGCAACAAATGATGAGTCAGTTTTGTTTCGAGCCAGTGAGGGAGATTCACTCTTCCTTTTCTGCAAAGATCTGATCTCTTCATCATTAAACGCcacctggtcctggagacccCACAGCTCAGATCAAAACAGCACCCTTCAACCGGACTCTGCTGGGGAACGGCTCCATTTCAGAAATAAGGACAATGACTTTTCTTTAACCATCTCAAAAGTAGACTGGGGCGACTCTGGGAGATATGAATGTCAACGTTTCAGCAGTTCATCTCAATACAAGACTTTCTTTGAAGTTGTGGTGGTGAGAG CTCGTGCCGACCCTCAGCAGCTAACTGAGGGGGACGACGTCACATTACAGTGTGAAATTTCTCATCACCTGCCGAACACACGACTGTACTGGATCAACATGCAAACCCAGGAGAACTTTCCAAACCCACATCAGCTGAGGAACGTTACGCTGGGCCAGAGGAACTgggtgtgtgctgtgtttatcGGCTCCAAACTAAAAGCACTTTTTCCATTAACTCTCAACATTTACCAGCACCTCACCACCACGAGATCAACTCCAGCTACTCACTATGAAAATATGG GTCCTGGCCTTTTTCAGAAACACTTCACCTTGATCAGCGTCTGCTCTGTATTCTCCTTCCTCCTCCTAGTCCTGATCGGTGCTGTGTACTGGAGAAAAAAGACTAAAG AGATGATGCAGTCGTCTAGTGTGAATGACAACATTACGTATGCAGCAGTGAACTTCAGGCAGAAATCAG AGAGGATGCAGTCGTCTAGTGTGAATGACAACATTACGTACGCAGCAGTGAACTTCAGGCAGAAATCAG AAACTCCTGCTGTTCCGTTCCCTGAGTTCTCATCAAATTCTGTGAGTAAATGCAAA AATTCTGGCCACGTTGAAGAAAAGGAAGTCATCTATTCATCTGTCAAATTAGGGTAA
- the LOC108415432 gene encoding uncharacterized protein LOC108415432 isoform X5, with protein sequence MSARLLICLIVCVGESTGSGGPVTAIAPGDDFSLSCPSSTGQDRWEGPQSDNTMRVNLNKTEYFLIKDFKAQNEGQYVCLNEKIKLEMKAAATNDESVLFRASEGDSLFLFCKDLISSSLNATWSWRPHSSDQNSTLQPDSAGERLHFRNKDNDFSLTISKVDWGDSGRYECQRFSSSSQYKTFFEVVVVRARADPQQLTEGDDVTLQCEISHHLPNTRLYWINMQTQENFPNPHQLRNVTLGQRNWVCAVFIGSKLKALFPLTLNIYQHLTTTRSTPATHYENMGPGLFQKHFTLISVCSVFSFLLLVLIGAVYWRKKTKEMMQSSSVNDNITYAAVNFRQKSETPAVPFPEFSSNSNSGHVEEKEVIYSSVKLG encoded by the exons ATGTCTGCGAGGCTCTTAATCTGTCTGATTGTCTGTGTTGGTGAATCTACAGGCTCCGGTG GGCCAGTTACTGCAATTGCTCCAGGGGATGATTTTTCTTTAAGCTGCCCCTCCAGCACTGGACAGGATCGTTGGGAAGGACCTCAATCTGACAACACAATGAGAGTGAATTTAAACAAGACAGAATATTTCCTTATAAAGGACTTTAAAGCTCAGAATGAGGGACAGTACGTCTGCctcaatgaaaaaataaagttgGAAATGAAAGCAG CAGCAACAAATGATGAGTCAGTTTTGTTTCGAGCCAGTGAGGGAGATTCACTCTTCCTTTTCTGCAAAGATCTGATCTCTTCATCATTAAACGCcacctggtcctggagacccCACAGCTCAGATCAAAACAGCACCCTTCAACCGGACTCTGCTGGGGAACGGCTCCATTTCAGAAATAAGGACAATGACTTTTCTTTAACCATCTCAAAAGTAGACTGGGGCGACTCTGGGAGATATGAATGTCAACGTTTCAGCAGTTCATCTCAATACAAGACTTTCTTTGAAGTTGTGGTGGTGAGAG CTCGTGCCGACCCTCAGCAGCTAACTGAGGGGGACGACGTCACATTACAGTGTGAAATTTCTCATCACCTGCCGAACACACGACTGTACTGGATCAACATGCAAACCCAGGAGAACTTTCCAAACCCACATCAGCTGAGGAACGTTACGCTGGGCCAGAGGAACTgggtgtgtgctgtgtttatcGGCTCCAAACTAAAAGCACTTTTTCCATTAACTCTCAACATTTACCAGCACCTCACCACCACGAGATCAACTCCAGCTACTCACTATGAAAATATGG GTCCTGGCCTTTTTCAGAAACACTTCACCTTGATCAGCGTCTGCTCTGTATTCTCCTTCCTCCTCCTAGTCCTGATCGGTGCTGTGTACTGGAGAAAAAAGACTAAAG AGATGATGCAGTCGTCTAGTGTGAATGACAACATTACGTATGCAGCAGTGAACTTCAGGCAGAAATCAG AAACTCCTGCTGTTCCGTTCCCTGAGTTCTCATCAAATTCT AATTCTGGCCACGTTGAAGAAAAGGAAGTCATCTATTCATCTGTCAAATTAGGGTAA
- the LOC108415432 gene encoding uncharacterized protein LOC108415432 isoform X2: protein MSARLLICLIVCVGESTGSGGPVTAIAPGDDFSLSCPSSTGQDRWEGPQSDNTMRVNLNKTEYFLIKDFKAQNEGQYVCLNEKIKLEMKAATNDESVLFRASEGDSLFLFCKDLISSSLNATWSWRPHSSDQNSTLQPDSAGERLHFRNKDNDFSLTISKVDWGDSGRYECQRFSSSSQYKTFFEVVVVRARADPQQLTEGDDVTLQCEISHHLPNTRLYWINMQTQENFPNPHQLRNVTLGQRNWVCAVFIGSKLKALFPLTLNIYQHLTTTRSTPATHYENMGPGLFQKHFTLISVCSVFSFLLLVLIGAVYWRKKTKEMMQSSSVNDNITYAAVNFRQKSERMQSSSVNDNITYAAVNFRQKSETPAVPFPEFSSNSVSKCKNSGHVEEKEVIYSSVKLG from the exons ATGTCTGCGAGGCTCTTAATCTGTCTGATTGTCTGTGTTGGTGAATCTACAGGCTCCGGTG GGCCAGTTACTGCAATTGCTCCAGGGGATGATTTTTCTTTAAGCTGCCCCTCCAGCACTGGACAGGATCGTTGGGAAGGACCTCAATCTGACAACACAATGAGAGTGAATTTAAACAAGACAGAATATTTCCTTATAAAGGACTTTAAAGCTCAGAATGAGGGACAGTACGTCTGCctcaatgaaaaaataaagttgGAAATGAAAGCAG CAACAAATGATGAGTCAGTTTTGTTTCGAGCCAGTGAGGGAGATTCACTCTTCCTTTTCTGCAAAGATCTGATCTCTTCATCATTAAACGCcacctggtcctggagacccCACAGCTCAGATCAAAACAGCACCCTTCAACCGGACTCTGCTGGGGAACGGCTCCATTTCAGAAATAAGGACAATGACTTTTCTTTAACCATCTCAAAAGTAGACTGGGGCGACTCTGGGAGATATGAATGTCAACGTTTCAGCAGTTCATCTCAATACAAGACTTTCTTTGAAGTTGTGGTGGTGAGAG CTCGTGCCGACCCTCAGCAGCTAACTGAGGGGGACGACGTCACATTACAGTGTGAAATTTCTCATCACCTGCCGAACACACGACTGTACTGGATCAACATGCAAACCCAGGAGAACTTTCCAAACCCACATCAGCTGAGGAACGTTACGCTGGGCCAGAGGAACTgggtgtgtgctgtgtttatcGGCTCCAAACTAAAAGCACTTTTTCCATTAACTCTCAACATTTACCAGCACCTCACCACCACGAGATCAACTCCAGCTACTCACTATGAAAATATGG GTCCTGGCCTTTTTCAGAAACACTTCACCTTGATCAGCGTCTGCTCTGTATTCTCCTTCCTCCTCCTAGTCCTGATCGGTGCTGTGTACTGGAGAAAAAAGACTAAAG AGATGATGCAGTCGTCTAGTGTGAATGACAACATTACGTATGCAGCAGTGAACTTCAGGCAGAAATCAG AGAGGATGCAGTCGTCTAGTGTGAATGACAACATTACGTACGCAGCAGTGAACTTCAGGCAGAAATCAG AAACTCCTGCTGTTCCGTTCCCTGAGTTCTCATCAAATTCTGTGAGTAAATGCAAA AATTCTGGCCACGTTGAAGAAAAGGAAGTCATCTATTCATCTGTCAAATTAGGGTAA